A section of the Hippea sp. KM1 genome encodes:
- the kdsB gene encoding 3-deoxy-manno-octulosonate cytidylyltransferase, producing the protein MSVAVLIPARFNSSRFEGKVIAPILGKPMIQWVYEGVSGSKKADFLAVLTDDERVYDVVRSFGGNVYFVEGDFKSGTDRVAAFCKDRDFDYIVNMQADEPLIDPLTIDTLINVVLSSKDAIATLAGRCRMDEVDDENVVKVVVDNDGYALYFSRSRIPFNRREFDGYLKHIGIYAYPKQLLMKMASLKESTLEAAEGLEQLRALQNGIKIRVGFTDKFLIGVDTKEDLLRVEEYLRDNERR; encoded by the coding sequence ATGAGTGTTGCTGTTCTGATCCCTGCAAGGTTCAATTCAAGCAGGTTTGAGGGTAAGGTTATAGCCCCTATTTTAGGTAAACCCATGATACAGTGGGTTTATGAGGGGGTAAGCGGTTCAAAGAAGGCCGATTTTTTGGCTGTTTTGACCGACGATGAGAGGGTTTACGATGTTGTTCGCTCCTTTGGCGGTAATGTCTATTTTGTTGAGGGTGATTTCAAAAGCGGAACCGATAGGGTTGCTGCATTCTGCAAGGATAGGGATTTTGATTATATAGTGAATATGCAGGCGGATGAGCCGCTGATTGACCCTTTGACGATAGATACCTTAATCAATGTGGTTTTGTCTTCTAAGGATGCCATAGCCACGCTTGCAGGCCGCTGCAGGATGGATGAGGTTGACGATGAGAATGTGGTTAAGGTTGTTGTGGATAACGACGGCTATGCGCTATATTTTTCCCGTTCGAGGATTCCGTTTAACAGAAGGGAATTTGATGGCTATCTTAAGCATATAGGCATATACGCCTATCCTAAGCAGCTTCTTATGAAGATGGCTTCACTTAAGGAGTCAACACTGGAGGCTGCTGAGGGGTTAGAGCAGCTCAGGGCTCTCCAGAACGGCATAAAGATAAGGGTGGGTTTTACGGATAAATTCCTCATAGGTGTCGATACAAAAGAGGATTTATTAAGGGTGGAGGAGTATCTTAGGGATAATGAACGGCGCTAA
- the coaBC gene encoding bifunctional phosphopantothenoylcysteine decarboxylase/phosphopantothenate--cysteine ligase CoaBC: MNGANVVLGVSASIAIYKSLEVLSILKKRGFNIRVAMTKEASRLISPVVYKALTGSDVYVDVMEELDFESTNITHVALSKWADIFAVVPATANIVAKLANGIADDPVSLVGLATNASKVIAPAMNSSMYLNPITQRNLDILRENGFLVVEPIEGDLACNTKGVGHIAFCEDIADVIESTMYFKHFEDKTIIVTAGPTREPIDPVRYITNKSSGKMGFALAKVARYMGAEVVLISGNTHLRTPYGVKRIDVETAEDMLNALRHEISRSKNEIILIMAAAIADFKPSEFTNRKIKKDGSGEMVLRLKENPDLTVEVKRFADSLNKHIRVVGFAAETDDLINNAKKKIEKKGLEFIVANDVSRSDIAFGSEENEVAIIYPDGAIEHLQKSPKQQIAYEILRRLI; the protein is encoded by the coding sequence ATGAACGGCGCTAATGTTGTTTTAGGGGTTTCGGCCAGCATAGCCATATACAAATCATTGGAGGTCTTGAGTATTCTCAAAAAGAGGGGGTTCAACATAAGGGTTGCAATGACAAAAGAGGCAAGCAGGCTCATATCGCCTGTGGTCTATAAGGCGTTGACCGGAAGCGATGTGTATGTGGATGTGATGGAGGAGCTGGATTTTGAATCCACCAATATCACCCATGTTGCTTTATCTAAATGGGCCGACATCTTTGCCGTTGTGCCTGCCACGGCCAATATTGTAGCTAAATTGGCCAACGGGATTGCCGATGATCCGGTTAGCCTTGTCGGGCTTGCAACCAATGCGTCAAAGGTTATAGCCCCTGCCATGAATTCATCGATGTATCTAAATCCCATAACACAGAGAAACCTCGACATTCTAAGGGAGAACGGCTTTCTGGTTGTTGAGCCCATAGAGGGCGATCTGGCATGCAACACAAAGGGTGTGGGACATATAGCCTTCTGTGAGGATATAGCCGATGTTATTGAATCAACAATGTATTTTAAGCATTTTGAGGATAAAACCATCATAGTAACAGCGGGCCCGACGCGGGAGCCAATAGACCCTGTTAGGTATATAACCAACAAATCCAGCGGCAAGATGGGGTTTGCTTTAGCAAAGGTGGCAAGGTATATGGGGGCTGAGGTTGTTCTTATAAGCGGCAATACCCATCTTAGGACACCGTATGGCGTTAAAAGGATAGATGTGGAGACGGCCGAGGATATGCTAAATGCCTTAAGGCATGAAATCTCTCGATCGAAGAATGAGATTATACTCATAATGGCTGCTGCTATTGCGGATTTTAAGCCTTCTGAATTTACAAATAGAAAGATAAAAAAGGACGGCAGCGGTGAAATGGTGTTGAGGCTTAAGGAGAACCCCGATCTGACGGTTGAGGTTAAGAGGTTTGCCGATAGCCTGAATAAACACATAAGGGTGGTGGGTTTTGCGGCAGAGACCGATGATTTAATAAATAATGCCAAAAAGAAGATAGAGAAGAAGGGGCTTGAGTTTATCGTGGCCAACGATGTCTCAAGAAGCGATATAGCCTTTGGCAGTGAGGAGAACGAGGTCGCCATTATCTATCCCGATGGGGCGATAGAGCACCTTCAAAAATCACCGAAACAGCAGATAGCCTATGAGATCTTAAGGAGGCTGATTTGA
- the hisD gene encoding histidinol dehydrogenase yields MIEVKTQKDIEGFRDIVRKRVLNLEAYEDVVKGIVSDVKKRGDEALFEYTRRFDGFDPEVEGIGVSPAEIDKLSDTIPKEHKRVIECAADRIYRFHEAFKPKSAFIEEDGAILGVRITPIKRAGLYVPGGKAAYPSTALMTIIPAVVAGVDDIQIATPSIGGDVNPYVAFIAKMFGIRRVYKIGGAQAIAAFAYSTQTVDGVDVIAGPGNIYVATAKKIVFGDVGIDSIAGPSEIMVVADGSSNTEYIARDLLSQAEHDELAACFFVGFEKGLTAEVEKRFKELADDNPRSNITTVSKSNAIFAYCESDDIAAELVDVVAPEHLELHLKDNYGFLNKIRNAGAVFIGEYSTEPIGDYVAGPNHTLPTGSTARFFSPLSCDTFMKKSSIIHFQKRGFDRVASCASDFARIEGLYAHKNAIDVRMDGNS; encoded by the coding sequence TTGATAGAGGTTAAAACCCAAAAGGACATAGAGGGATTCAGGGATATTGTAAGAAAGAGGGTTCTAAATCTTGAGGCGTATGAGGATGTTGTCAAGGGTATTGTGAGCGATGTTAAAAAGAGGGGCGATGAGGCCCTCTTTGAATACACCAGGCGTTTTGATGGGTTTGATCCTGAGGTTGAAGGCATAGGTGTTTCGCCTGCTGAGATAGATAAGCTTTCCGATACCATACCAAAGGAGCACAAAAGGGTAATAGAGTGTGCAGCAGATAGAATATATAGATTCCATGAGGCCTTTAAACCGAAATCTGCCTTCATAGAGGAAGATGGTGCTATATTGGGTGTAAGGATTACGCCGATAAAGAGGGCCGGGCTTTATGTTCCGGGGGGTAAGGCTGCATACCCTTCAACGGCGCTTATGACCATTATCCCCGCTGTGGTTGCCGGCGTTGACGATATACAGATAGCAACGCCGTCTATTGGCGGCGATGTAAACCCTTATGTTGCCTTTATTGCCAAGATGTTCGGTATTAGAAGGGTGTATAAGATTGGCGGTGCACAGGCCATTGCCGCATTTGCATACTCTACCCAGACCGTTGATGGGGTTGATGTTATAGCAGGCCCGGGGAATATATATGTTGCCACGGCAAAGAAGATCGTGTTTGGTGATGTGGGCATAGACAGTATTGCCGGGCCGTCTGAGATTATGGTTGTGGCGGATGGCTCATCAAATACAGAATACATAGCAAGGGATCTTTTGAGTCAGGCAGAACACGATGAACTTGCCGCCTGCTTCTTTGTCGGGTTTGAGAAGGGTTTAACGGCTGAGGTTGAGAAGAGGTTTAAGGAGCTTGCAGACGACAATCCAAGAAGCAACATAACCACGGTTTCCAAAAGCAACGCCATATTTGCCTATTGCGAAAGCGATGATATTGCTGCCGAGCTGGTTGATGTGGTGGCGCCTGAACATTTAGAGCTCCACCTGAAGGATAATTACGGTTTTCTCAACAAGATAAGAAACGCCGGGGCTGTTTTTATAGGCGAGTATTCAACAGAACCCATCGGGGATTATGTGGCAGGCCCGAACCACACCTTGCCCACGGGTTCAACGGCGAGGTTTTTCTCACCCCTCTCCTGCGATACCTTCATGAAAAAGAGCAGCATAATCCATTTTCAAAAAAGGGGTTTTGATAGGGTTGCCTCCTGCGCCTCGGATTTTGCAAGGATTGAGGGTCTATATGCCCACAAAAACGCCATCGATGTGAGGATGGATGGAAATAGTTAA
- a CDS encoding N-acetyltransferase — MEIVKPTLLDVDGIYSLVEYFAKRGDVLKRSREDIAERIREFTCIKDGGDVVAASSLRLYYPFLAEIRSIVVKEIYQNKGLGAALVEASLDEARRLNVKDVFALTFKKEFFLRLGFVEIDKKELPSKKIWEDCVNCPLFPSCKEEAVIISL; from the coding sequence ATGGAAATAGTTAAACCCACGCTCTTGGATGTGGATGGAATCTATAGCTTAGTTGAGTATTTTGCTAAAAGGGGTGATGTCCTAAAAAGGAGCAGGGAGGATATTGCCGAGCGTATCAGGGAGTTTACCTGTATCAAGGATGGTGGAGATGTTGTTGCGGCAAGCAGCCTGAGGCTTTACTATCCATTTTTGGCAGAGATCAGGAGCATAGTGGTTAAAGAGATCTATCAGAATAAGGGTTTGGGTGCTGCTTTGGTTGAGGCATCCCTTGATGAGGCGAGGCGATTGAATGTTAAGGATGTCTTTGCCCTGACTTTCAAAAAGGAGTTCTTTTTGAGATTGGGTTTTGTTGAGATAGACAAGAAAGAACTCCCCTCTAAGAAGATCTGGGAGGATTGCGTAAATTGCCCACTATTCCCCTCTTGTAAGGAGGAGGCGGTCATAATTTCCCTATAG
- a CDS encoding glutamate synthase-related protein: MKNLKDYVPPSFVVERDDYRCIRCKACVEQCSFDATFYDEEEDRVWNWNANCVGCNRCVAICPTEAIVVRRAEPSYRYNHNWSGHIDSLKKRAMFGGTPVVSMGNDKPYPIYWDHLLLNASQVTNPSIDPLREPMELKTFLGRKPQALSVSDGGLKTRLAPQLELEVPVMFAAMSYGALSYNVIEALGRAAKEVGTYYNSGEGGLNKDHYKFKGNIIVQVASGRFGVHKDYLDVGSAIEIKIGQGAKPGIGGHLPGEKVSETISETRMMPKGSDAISPAPHHDVYSIEDLRQLIYALKEATEYKKPVAVKIAAVHNVAAIASGIARAGADIIVLDGFKGGTGAAPQVIRDNVGLPIELALAVVDERLRQEGIRQDVSIVIGGGVRNSMDVVKAIALGADAVYIGTAALVAIGCTMCQQCHTGRCAWGISTQDPHLGKRVNPDIASKRLINLLEVWALEIKETMGAMGINSIESLRGNRLNLRGVGLTEKELEILGVLPAGE; encoded by the coding sequence ATGAAGAATCTAAAAGACTATGTGCCACCTTCCTTCGTCGTAGAAAGGGATGATTATAGATGTATAAGGTGTAAGGCGTGCGTTGAGCAGTGTTCGTTTGATGCAACCTTCTATGACGAGGAGGAGGATAGGGTTTGGAATTGGAATGCCAACTGCGTTGGGTGTAATAGGTGTGTTGCCATCTGCCCCACAGAGGCTATAGTTGTTAGGCGTGCCGAGCCGTCCTATCGCTATAACCACAACTGGAGCGGGCATATAGATAGCCTGAAAAAAAGGGCTATGTTTGGTGGAACGCCCGTGGTTTCCATGGGTAATGATAAGCCGTATCCCATCTATTGGGATCATCTGCTTCTGAATGCATCACAGGTTACAAACCCCTCCATTGACCCGTTAAGGGAGCCTATGGAGCTAAAGACATTCCTTGGAAGGAAACCCCAGGCTTTGAGTGTTTCAGATGGCGGATTGAAGACCCGATTGGCGCCCCAACTTGAATTGGAGGTGCCTGTAATGTTTGCCGCCATGAGCTATGGGGCTTTGAGTTATAATGTTATAGAGGCTTTAGGGAGGGCAGCCAAAGAGGTTGGAACATATTACAACTCCGGAGAGGGTGGTCTGAATAAGGATCACTATAAGTTTAAGGGGAATATTATTGTTCAGGTGGCATCCGGCAGGTTTGGTGTTCATAAGGATTATTTGGATGTTGGAAGTGCCATCGAGATTAAGATAGGACAGGGTGCAAAGCCCGGTATCGGTGGGCATCTGCCGGGTGAGAAGGTCTCTGAGACCATATCCGAGACCAGAATGATGCCCAAGGGCTCTGATGCCATTTCTCCTGCGCCCCATCACGATGTTTACTCAATCGAGGACTTAAGACAGCTAATTTATGCTTTAAAAGAGGCCACAGAATACAAGAAGCCGGTTGCCGTTAAGATTGCAGCTGTCCACAATGTCGCTGCTATTGCAAGCGGTATAGCAAGGGCTGGTGCAGACATCATAGTATTGGATGGATTCAAGGGTGGAACAGGTGCAGCGCCACAGGTCATAAGGGATAATGTGGGTCTGCCTATCGAGCTTGCCCTGGCCGTTGTTGATGAGAGGTTGAGACAGGAAGGCATCAGACAGGATGTCTCTATTGTTATAGGCGGTGGCGTAAGAAATTCCATGGATGTGGTTAAGGCCATAGCGCTTGGGGCTGATGCTGTTTACATAGGAACGGCGGCCCTGGTGGCTATAGGGTGCACCATGTGTCAGCAGTGTCATACGGGAAGGTGTGCCTGGGGTATATCGACGCAGGATCCACACTTGGGCAAGAGGGTTAATCCAGACATAGCAAGTAAGAGGCTTATAAACCTCCTTGAGGTTTGGGCTTTGGAGATAAAGGAAACGATGGGTGCTATGGGTATAAACTCCATAGAGTCGTTGAGGGGCAATAGGCTTAATCTGCGCGGCGTGGGCTTGACAGAGAAAGAGCTTGAAATACTTGGCGTGCTGCCAGCAGGAGAGTAA
- a CDS encoding 4Fe-4S dicluster domain-containing protein has translation MRVVRIKEDNCVYCHLCEVACIVEHSQSKDIIKAFKKEEKPIARCTVEFNYPVSLSVMCRHCEDAPCIEACQNGSMHRDERGYVVVNPDTCVGCWMCIMACPYGVIKRDNRREVWGLSTKCDACPEREIPACVEACPNEALTFEEL, from the coding sequence ATGAGAGTGGTAAGGATAAAAGAGGATAACTGTGTTTACTGCCATCTGTGTGAGGTTGCATGTATCGTTGAGCATTCACAATCCAAGGATATTATAAAGGCCTTCAAGAAAGAGGAAAAACCCATTGCAAGGTGTACGGTGGAGTTTAATTACCCCGTCTCGCTTTCTGTTATGTGCAGGCACTGCGAGGATGCCCCGTGTATAGAGGCCTGTCAGAACGGTTCTATGCACAGGGATGAGAGGGGGTATGTGGTTGTTAATCCGGATACTTGCGTCGGTTGCTGGATGTGTATAATGGCCTGTCCTTACGGCGTTATAAAGAGGGATAACCGAAGAGAGGTTTGGGGATTGTCCACAAAATGCGATGCCTGTCCAGAAAGGGAAATACCTGCCTGCGTTGAGGCTTGTCCAAACGAGGCTTTAACTTTTGAGGAACTGTAA